CCCCCGGCTTCGGAAATGACGGCCTTGAGCACTTGAGGGGAGGACCAGCGTGGACGAACTGCGCGTCTTGTCGGCAACCGGGGCCCTCGGGGCCACCCCCATGGACGAGGACTCCTTCTGGCGCGGGGTGGAGCGCCACCCCCATCTGATCGGCGCGGATGCGGGTAGCAACGATGTGGGCCCCTATGGATTGGGTGCCGACACCTGCTACTTCCCGCGCGAGTGGGTCAAGCACGATCTCCGGCTCATGCTGCTGGCAAGCCGGCGGCGAGGGATACCCATGACGGTTGGATCCGCCGGCCACATGGGCACCAACAAGGGCGTTGACTACACGGTGTCCATCCTTGGGGAGATCGCACGGGAGGAGAACCTGCCCCCGTTTCGCCTCGCGCGGATCTACGTGGAGCTGGACAGGGAAGCGCTGCACAGGGCACTCGACGCAGGAGACACGGAGACGCTGGACGGGTCCCCGCCCCTCACGCATGAGCTGATTGACGCGACGGACCACGCCGTCAGCGTCGTGGGTGCCGAGCCCTATCTCGAGGCCTTCCAGCAAGGCGCCGACGTCGTCATCGCCGGGCGATCCTGCGACGACGCCATCTTTGCCTCCTATCCCATCTTCAAGGGGTTTGATCGGGCGCTGTCAATCCATCTCGGCAAGGTGCTCGAATGTGCCTCGGTCGCGGCGACCCCCTACATGGCACGCAACGCCATGCTTGGGACCATCCGCTCCGATGCCATCCTGTTCGAACCCATGAATCCGCGGCAGGTGTGCACTCCCGTGTCGGTCGCCGCCCACTCCATGTATGAGGAGGCGCATCCCCACCTGCACCGCGTCCCGGGAGGCGTCGTGCACCTGTCCGGATGCGCGTTCACCCAGCGCAACGCGCGCACGGTCGCGGTGACCGGGGCGAGATTCGAGCCCACCGAGCTGCGCCTCAAGGTCGAGGGCGCCGGATTCGTCGGGTACCGCTTCGTCGGCATCCTGGGCATCCGGGACCCGCTGACGATTCGCAACCTGGACCGCTTCATGAGCTTCGCGGAGGAACGGGTGCGCACCCGGTATCCTCAGTGGGTAAAGGGCCGGGACTACGAGGTGCACACCCATGTCTACGGCGTGGATGCCACCATGAAGGACTGGGAGCCCTTGCGCTGTGACCTTCCACACGAGATCGGCATAGTCGTTGAGGCCGTGTCCAGGGACGAGTCGCTGGCCAGACTGATCTGCCGCCTGCACCGCAAGTCGCTGATGGTCGCGGAGTACCCCGGCCAGAAGGCCACGACCGGCAAGGCGGCGATCATGGCGGACGAGGAGCTTCGAGGCATGGACGCCTATCGCTGGACCATCTACCACACCGTCCGGGTGTCGGACCCCATGGCCCATGCCCGGGTAGAGTTGGGCACGCTGGGAGGAGAGAGGACGTGACCACGCCCCTGCGCATCCGCGACCTGGCTTCGGCCGTCCGCAGCAAGAACGCCGGGATCCACTACATCACGTTCGACATCATGTTCGACGATTGGGAATCGTACCGGCTGGTCCGAGATGCCAACGTCATCACGCGTGAATCGGTGGCCGCGCTGTACGGGATCCCACAGGCCCAGGTGATTACCGTGGTGAATCACGACCCTGGCCAGGGGATCAAGGTGACGATCCTGCGCCGGCAGTCGAGCGGCTCACCCGGCGACCCAGACGTGCTTGGCTGCCAGCAGCACGCCCCGCTCTATGACATCGAGGTTCCGGCCGGCGGCGCAGCAGTCTCTCCCGGCGTCCGTGGGCCTTAGGGGAGGAAGCGGTTTGTACCGCATCGCGCTCGGAGGCATCAACCACGAGTCCAACACCTTCTGCCCGCCGACAACGCTGGAGATGTTCCGACAGCAGGTCTGGTGCGTGGGGCCCGAGATCCTTGACCGGTTCTCGGGTACGCGGACCTACGTCGGCGGGATGATTGAGACCGCCGGGCGCCTGGGCGTGGACCTGGCCCCGACGTTTGCCACCAGCGCCCAGCCCTGGGGGGCGATCACGCG
This genomic window from Armatimonadota bacterium contains:
- a CDS encoding DUF1446 domain-containing protein encodes the protein MDELRVLSATGALGATPMDEDSFWRGVERHPHLIGADAGSNDVGPYGLGADTCYFPREWVKHDLRLMLLASRRRGIPMTVGSAGHMGTNKGVDYTVSILGEIAREENLPPFRLARIYVELDREALHRALDAGDTETLDGSPPLTHELIDATDHAVSVVGAEPYLEAFQQGADVVIAGRSCDDAIFASYPIFKGFDRALSIHLGKVLECASVAATPYMARNAMLGTIRSDAILFEPMNPRQVCTPVSVAAHSMYEEAHPHLHRVPGGVVHLSGCAFTQRNARTVAVTGARFEPTELRLKVEGAGFVGYRFVGILGIRDPLTIRNLDRFMSFAEERVRTRYPQWVKGRDYEVHTHVYGVDATMKDWEPLRCDLPHEIGIVVEAVSRDESLARLICRLHRKSLMVAEYPGQKATTGKAAIMADEELRGMDAYRWTIYHTVRVSDPMAHARVELGTLGGERT
- a CDS encoding DUF4387 domain-containing protein, with translation MTTPLRIRDLASAVRSKNAGIHYITFDIMFDDWESYRLVRDANVITRESVAALYGIPQAQVITVVNHDPGQGIKVTILRRQSSGSPGDPDVLGCQQHAPLYDIEVPAGGAAVSPGVRGP